One part of the Nitrospira sp. genome encodes these proteins:
- a CDS encoding methyltransferase domain-containing protein — protein sequence MPTPSPEAVIEAQRQDWNRVAPGWDKWDEFFNRTMAFINHRLVADARVRPGLRVLDLGSGTGYPALLAGEVVGAKGTVVGIDLAESMLAVATRKAKRAGLQQVSFRTGDVTSLPFDRESIDAVISRFCLMFLPDIPKAAKEIARVLTPGGYVATAVWGAPEKNPFIRIPMDVITSIISLPPPEPDAPGIFRLAKPGDLAGMLQQAGLTPLDDEEFTAEVAYESGEEFFRGLMDIAAPIQNLFAKLTAAQQVEAERGIIATVNDYRGPQGVALPIAVRMVSARKPR from the coding sequence ATGCCGACACCATCACCGGAAGCTGTCATCGAAGCGCAACGTCAAGATTGGAACCGCGTCGCGCCAGGGTGGGACAAGTGGGATGAGTTTTTCAATCGTACCATGGCGTTCATCAATCATCGCCTGGTCGCCGATGCTCGGGTTCGCCCCGGCCTCCGGGTGTTAGACCTTGGCTCAGGGACAGGATATCCGGCGCTCCTCGCCGGCGAGGTGGTCGGAGCGAAGGGTACGGTCGTCGGCATCGATCTGGCCGAATCCATGCTCGCCGTGGCCACACGCAAAGCTAAGAGGGCGGGATTGCAGCAGGTGAGTTTTCGCACCGGAGATGTGACCTCGCTGCCGTTCGACAGGGAATCGATCGATGCGGTGATCAGCCGGTTTTGCCTGATGTTCTTGCCCGACATTCCCAAAGCCGCCAAGGAAATCGCCCGCGTCCTGACGCCCGGAGGATATGTGGCGACGGCAGTCTGGGGGGCGCCTGAAAAGAATCCGTTCATCCGCATTCCCATGGATGTCATCACATCCATCATCTCCCTGCCTCCACCGGAGCCCGATGCACCAGGGATCTTTCGCCTGGCCAAACCCGGCGACCTGGCAGGCATGCTGCAGCAGGCGGGTCTCACTCCATTGGACGATGAAGAATTTACAGCGGAAGTGGCATATGAATCCGGAGAAGAATTCTTTCGCGGCCTGATGGATATTGCCGCGCCGATACAGAATCTGTTTGCGAAATTGACAGCAGCGCAACAGGTGGAAGCGGAACGGGGCATCATCGCGACCGTGAACGACTATCGCGGGCCACAGGGCGTGGCCCTCCCGATCGCAGTGCGCATGGTCAGCGCGAGAAAACCCCGTTAA
- a CDS encoding TfoX/Sxy family protein, producing the protein MRVDSFKDFVLDQLDRIPALSWKAMFGGYGLYQRETFFGIIHKGRLYLKTNTITQPAYASRGMHPFRPNSRQLLKHYFEVPVDVLEDAEQLEVWANQAIALPTAQLTLPFYDMASARDVLAHM; encoded by the coding sequence ATGCGTGTCGACAGTTTCAAAGACTTTGTCCTGGATCAACTCGACCGTATCCCCGCGCTCTCATGGAAAGCCATGTTCGGCGGCTACGGTCTCTATCAACGGGAGACGTTCTTTGGAATCATTCACAAAGGCCGGTTGTATCTGAAGACGAACACCATCACGCAACCGGCCTATGCCTCACGCGGCATGCATCCGTTTCGCCCGAACAGCAGGCAATTGCTCAAACACTATTTCGAAGTGCCGGTCGATGTTCTCGAAGATGCCGAACAGTTGGAGGTCTGGGCGAACCAGGCCATTGCCCTACCGACTGCGCAATTGACACTTCCGTTTTACGACATGGCTTCGGCCCGGGACGTTCTCGCACACATGTGA
- a CDS encoding DUF488 domain-containing protein, whose translation MNQSLAIPTRRLWTIGHSTRSSEEFLALLQNQDIQRLVDIRRYPASRRSPHFDTAALAKSLPMSGVWYETMPTLGGRRTARSDSPNGGWKNAGFRGYADYMQTEAFEQALDELMAHGEHERTAIMCAEAVPWRCHRSLVADALVVHGWEVTHILGAGQVKPHHLTTFAMVQSGRLIYPASDPHTTLPML comes from the coding sequence ATGAACCAGTCGCTTGCCATTCCCACTCGACGCCTCTGGACGATCGGTCACTCGACTCGGTCAAGCGAGGAGTTTCTCGCACTCCTCCAAAACCAGGACATCCAACGACTGGTTGATATTCGTCGCTACCCTGCCTCGCGACGCTCTCCCCATTTTGATACAGCGGCCTTGGCCAAGAGCCTTCCCATGTCGGGAGTCTGGTACGAAACGATGCCGACGCTCGGTGGGCGTCGAACGGCACGATCCGACTCGCCCAACGGCGGATGGAAGAACGCCGGTTTCCGAGGGTATGCCGATTACATGCAGACAGAAGCATTTGAGCAGGCGTTGGACGAGCTGATGGCTCATGGGGAACATGAACGAACGGCGATCATGTGCGCCGAAGCGGTCCCCTGGCGATGCCATCGTTCGCTGGTCGCCGACGCGCTTGTCGTGCATGGATGGGAGGTGACCCATATCCTGGGCGCCGGCCAGGTGAAGCCACACCATCTCACGACATTTGCGATGGTCCAGTCCGGACGTCTGATCTATCCCGCCTCTGATCCACACACCACGCTCCCAATGTTGTAG
- a CDS encoding cupin domain-containing protein encodes MTDPRHDEDVTELAALYALDALGDEAQRQFARSLETASASTREEVASFQDVVQELAFSGPAIAPPASLKERLMARIAQEPQEAAEGTGFTFVRSKGLAWRELAPGLSMKVLFHDAAAARTTMLLRLAPGGTLIGHRHPQLEELYVLEGSCVCAGEFLQAGDYHRAEAGTVHPVTSSEEGCLALIMTSSKNEPIR; translated from the coding sequence ATGACCGATCCTCGGCACGACGAAGACGTAACCGAACTCGCGGCGCTCTATGCATTGGACGCGCTTGGCGACGAGGCGCAGCGGCAGTTCGCTCGCTCGTTGGAAACGGCCTCAGCTTCCACGAGAGAAGAGGTGGCGTCGTTTCAAGACGTCGTGCAGGAGTTGGCTTTCAGCGGCCCGGCCATCGCTCCCCCGGCCTCTCTCAAGGAGCGGCTCATGGCGCGAATCGCCCAGGAACCGCAGGAGGCGGCGGAGGGAACCGGGTTCACGTTCGTTCGAAGCAAGGGACTGGCGTGGCGGGAATTGGCGCCGGGATTATCGATGAAAGTGCTGTTTCACGATGCTGCGGCGGCGCGCACGACCATGTTGTTGAGATTGGCGCCCGGTGGCACATTGATCGGGCACCGCCACCCGCAACTCGAAGAGTTGTATGTGCTGGAAGGCAGTTGTGTCTGCGCCGGAGAGTTCCTGCAAGCCGGGGACTACCATCGAGCGGAAGCGGGGACCGTCCATCCCGTTACGTCAAGCGAGGAGGGGTGCCTCGCCCTTATTATGACCTCGTCCAAGAACGAGCCCATCCGCTAG
- a CDS encoding DUF2784 domain-containing protein, with translation MGYRIGADFVLLVHLGFVLFVITGGLLLLKWRKMVWIHLPAAIWGSLVEFTGWICPLTPLENHLRRLAGESAADADFIGRYLPSLLYPATLTREIQVLLGMAVVMVNLALYWRAFFRGLEKNG, from the coding sequence ATGGGGTATCGAATCGGTGCCGATTTCGTCCTGCTGGTGCATCTGGGCTTTGTCTTGTTCGTGATAACAGGCGGGCTGCTGTTGTTGAAATGGCGGAAGATGGTGTGGATCCATCTGCCGGCCGCGATCTGGGGCTCGTTAGTCGAATTCACCGGGTGGATCTGCCCGCTGACGCCACTGGAGAATCATTTGCGACGCCTGGCTGGAGAATCGGCGGCAGACGCCGACTTCATCGGCCGCTACCTCCCGTCCCTCCTGTATCCCGCCACACTGACGCGCGAGATTCAAGTGCTGCTGGGCATGGCCGTGGTGATGGTCAACCTGGCGCTCTACTGGCGGGCCTTTTTCAGGGGTTTGGAAAAGAATGGGTAG